From the genome of Adhaeribacter pallidiroseus:
AAATAACCCGCCGGCCCAATGACCTTTTTGTGCACTAAAAATTTAAAATAAAGGATTGGCTGCGCGGTGTATGCCTACCGCGCCTGGCTTAAGAACTAAGCCAGGAAAGGATTTTAGAGCATTACGGTCATTCTCATACCGCTAAAATTAAGAATTATTTGCAAACGGCGAAATTAAAAATTACATGCCCATTATCGGGCATAAACCGAAAGCGAGCAGCGGAACAGCATGGGCGTTCGGTTCAGATATGACCCTGTTTGCTGTAGAAATGTGGCCAGCCTTGGTTACCAGCCAATGTACCCAAGATTACGACCCGGAAAAGCTGGTAAACCTTTCCCGGGCCGTATTGCCTTGTGATAACTTCTATTTACTGCCTTAAATTTTAGTAACGCTGCCAGAGCCACTTTTCACTACGTTTACTTGAGCATTACCGGAATAAGTAACTTTGCCGGAACCGCTTAACACGGCATTTAAGGTTTCTTCGGCCCGGATGGATGCTTTACCGGAGCCACTCACCGAAATTTCAGCCGCACGGGAATTTAAATCTTCGCCGTCGAACTGGCCCGAGCCACTTATTTCAATCTTGGCATCGTTCGTTTTTCCTTCTAACGCCATTCCGCCGGAACCACTAATAGAAGACGACAGGCTGGAAGCAGTTACTACTGCCGTCAGCCGGCCAGAACCGCTAACCGCAGTAGTAACCCGATCGCCTTTAACAGTTCCTTTTACTTCCATATTGCCAGCACCACTCACCGATAAATTGTTCAGGCTGGGCGCCGTAATATAAATCGTTACTTTTTTAGAACTCCCAAACCACTTTTCGCTCCCTTTCTGCATTTTTAAATGTAAAATACCATTTTTTACGGGAGTCTCAATTTTATCCAATAGGTCACGGTCGCCTTCTAAACGCAGGCTTTCTTTCGCGCCAATGGTAACATACACGTTAAACGGAACGGCCGCCGCCACCCCGGAGAAAGACCCCACCGGTCGGTTTTCTTCGTCCATCAGGCGAAAGACAGGCTTAGCAGACGCCCCAGGTAGAGCAGTAACCTGCAAAAACGAAAGCATTAAAATACAGGCAAAAAATAAACTGGCATTTTTCATAATTGGTTATTTTTAAATTTAAGGTGATAACATTAGCAGCAGCATTGGAAAACTCAGGAACCCAGCCCTGAAAACAATAAGAAGCACCCGTTGAATGATGATTTTTTAAAATTTACTTCGTTTTAAAATACCAATAACCCATTGCTCCTACTAAAATACTAAAAAAGGTAAGCGCAGCATACTGATAATCATTTAAAAATGAGGATGCTTGTTTTGCCTGTCTGGTGGGTACCGGAGTTTGCAAACGCGGCCGTAATTGCTGCCATTGTTGTTCTACCACTTGCGGGGGCAGGCGATTAGGGGCAAACGGAATTCCCCGGACAATAAGCGCGGCATCTGCAACCAAAGCTTGCTGGTGCGGGTTCTGTTGCCAATAGGCGGCCCATTTAACTCGGGCTTCCCCATCCACCTGGTGAACCCAATCTATAAAAGATTTATCTGCTAGTAGATCCGCTAACCGGAGTTTCCTGTTTTTTGGATGGCGCATTTTCCCTGGAATTTAAATTTAAATCTACTCGGTTCTTAAACTCTTTACCGGGTTGGCCATTGCGGCTTTTATCGCCTGAAAACTAATGGTGAGAATGGTAATTACTAAAGCCAGCACCGCCGCCAGCATAAATACTTCGGGACCAATGCTAATGCGGTAAGTATATTTTTGCAGCCAGTTTTGCAAAAAGTAAAGGGCTACCGGCGAGGCAATAATGCAGCTTATTAAAACCAACAGCATAAAATCTTTCGAAAGCAAGAGCCAAACTTGCTGCACCGAAGCACCCAATACCTTGCGGATACCAATTTCTTTGGTACGTTGCTCGGCCATAAAGGCAGCCAGCCCAAATAAACCTAAGCACGAAATAAAGATAGCAAGGCTGGCAAAAATTCCGGCCAACTTCCCGATGAGCACTTCCAGGTTAAACTTTTCGGCGTAGGATTGGTCGGCAAACTGGTAACTGAAAGGGAAAGCCGGGCTGTACTTATTAAAAATTGTGCTAAGTCGGGCGATAGCGTTCTGGGTTTTGATGTTGGGGGCTAAGCGGTAGGTAATAAACGTTTGCGGATAAGGGCTATACATAAACATAGTAGGCTCGGCGGCGGCAAACGGCGAGGTCATTAAAGCATCTTTGGCTACACCTACTATTCTCATTGGCTGGCCATTAAAGGTAATGGTTTGATTAACGGGCTCCTTAATACGCATCCGTTTAATAGCCGCCTGGTTAAAGATAACGCTTATCGTATCCGAAATACCGGTAAAATCCCGGCCTTGCGGGATGGTAATGCCCAGTGTTTTAAAATAATCATCGGCTACCCTAATAAAGCCCATTTCTACCGACTCGCCCGCGTGTTTACCGGGCCAGCGGTCAATGTCGCCGTGCCAGTAAATACCGGTAGCCGGGCTGGAAGCCTGCGTCATGCTGGCCACAATGCCCTGTTGTTGCAATTCATTTTTCAGTACGGTATAATTTTTAATTAAATCGTTATTAATTTCGGTTACCAGCAGCCGGGTTAAATCGTAGCCCGTGGGCCGATCTTTAGCGTATTGAATTTGCCGGTATATGATAATGGTACTGATAATTAAAGCAATAGAACAGCTAAATTGCAATACCACCAATATTTTGCGGGGCAACGCGGCCGCTTTGCCCACGTGCAGCGAGCCTTTTAAAACTTTTACCGGGTTAAACGACGAAAAGTAAAACGCCGGCCGGCTACCGGCCAAAAGAGCTACCAGTAACACGCTGCCCAGAGTAATCAGCCAAAAAGTTAAATCAAACACCGGTAATTTAATAATACTCCCTATCAGGGTATTAAAGGCCGGTAAGGCCAGTTGCACCATAATGAGCGCACAAACAAAAGCCAGCAAAGCAAACACCAACGACTCCGCTAAAAACTGAATTACTAAATCTTTTCGCTGCGAACCAATCGCTTTTCGTACGCCCACCTCCCGGGCTCTTTTCTCGGACCGGGCCGTGGTTAAATTAATAAAGTTGATACAGGCAATTAATAATATTAATACCCCGATAACACCAAACATCCGGACGTATTCGATAAAGCCGCCGGTGTCTTTACCATTCACGTATTCGGAATACAAGTGCCAGTTTTGCATCGGCTGCATGATTACTTCCGAATGTTGGGCGTTAAAGCTGTCTTTCTGCCGTTTCTGGATGTTCTTTATTTTAGGTGCCACCTGAGCATAAGTGGTTCCGGGCTTTAATTTGGTAAAAATCTGGTACGAGTTTTCGGAGAAGCCGCTCTGGCGCTGTTGCTTTACATAACCTTCGGTGGCTTCGAAATAGCTGAAAGGCACCAGGTATTTAAATTTAAAAGTAGAGTTAGCCGGTAAATCTTTTAAAATACCGGTAACTTTTAAATCATTTTTATTATCGAACCGCACAAATTGATTTAATGGGTCTTCGTTCCCGAATAAAGCCTGGGCCGTTGACTCGGTAAGCACTATGGAATAAGGATCTTGTAAAACGGTTTCAGCGGTACCTTTTACCAGCGGATACCGGAACATTTTTAAAAAATCGCCATTCACCTGCCCGCCCTCCAGGTAAATCTTTTTATCATCTACTTTCAGGCCATGCGCATTCATCCAGTCGGTTTCGGCTACGTATTCTATTTCGGGTATTT
Proteins encoded in this window:
- a CDS encoding head GIN domain-containing protein — translated: MKNASLFFACILMLSFLQVTALPGASAKPVFRLMDEENRPVGSFSGVAAAVPFNVYVTIGAKESLRLEGDRDLLDKIETPVKNGILHLKMQKGSEKWFGSSKKVTIYITAPSLNNLSVSGAGNMEVKGTVKGDRVTTAVSGSGRLTAVVTASSLSSSISGSGGMALEGKTNDAKIEISGSGQFDGEDLNSRAAEISVSGSGKASIRAEETLNAVLSGSGKVTYSGNAQVNVVKSGSGSVTKI
- a CDS encoding ABC transporter permease gives rise to the protein MFQNYFKTAWRHLLRNKGYSALNILGLGTGMAVALLIGLWVHHEYSYDKFLPDYERLYQVRRNFNSNGDILNFPTTSLALADALRNEIPEIEYVAETDWMNAHGLKVDDKKIYLEGGQVNGDFLKMFRYPLVKGTAETVLQDPYSIVLTESTAQALFGNEDPLNQFVRFDNKNDLKVTGILKDLPANSTFKFKYLVPFSYFEATEGYVKQQRQSGFSENSYQIFTKLKPGTTYAQVAPKIKNIQKRQKDSFNAQHSEVIMQPMQNWHLYSEYVNGKDTGGFIEYVRMFGVIGVLILLIACINFINLTTARSEKRAREVGVRKAIGSQRKDLVIQFLAESLVFALLAFVCALIMVQLALPAFNTLIGSIIKLPVFDLTFWLITLGSVLLVALLAGSRPAFYFSSFNPVKVLKGSLHVGKAAALPRKILVVLQFSCSIALIISTIIIYRQIQYAKDRPTGYDLTRLLVTEINNDLIKNYTVLKNELQQQGIVASMTQASSPATGIYWHGDIDRWPGKHAGESVEMGFIRVADDYFKTLGITIPQGRDFTGISDTISVIFNQAAIKRMRIKEPVNQTITFNGQPMRIVGVAKDALMTSPFAAAEPTMFMYSPYPQTFITYRLAPNIKTQNAIARLSTIFNKYSPAFPFSYQFADQSYAEKFNLEVLIGKLAGIFASLAIFISCLGLFGLAAFMAEQRTKEIGIRKVLGASVQQVWLLLSKDFMLLVLISCIIASPVALYFLQNWLQKYTYRISIGPEVFMLAAVLALVITILTISFQAIKAAMANPVKSLRTE